Part of the Suricata suricatta isolate VVHF042 chromosome 8, meerkat_22Aug2017_6uvM2_HiC, whole genome shotgun sequence genome, GGCTAGGAAAGCAAACATGTCAAGTAGAGGCCATGGCCTGCACGAAGGAAGGTGATACGAAGGTACTGAGCAGTCTCTGCTGGGACGCAGAGGACACTGTGCAAAGGAGGACACGTACTACTGGGAGTAGGGTTATATGTGGAGGTTTTCTTACAGCCCTGTCCCCTCCTGAGTACAAAAAAGTTCTGTAACCTAGTGAACGGTTCTAGGTTCGAGCCACATTCTGCTGCTTACTAGTTGGGTGACTGCATAAGTCACTTCACCTGTCTGGGGCCTCAGCTTCTttaccatttgtaaaatgaggaaggTATCTTAAATAATGATAATCACCTAAGTTATTACTGCCTATTATTATAGAACACTAAGTGTGTGCCAAGCTCTACATATTGTCTCCATAAGACCTTATGAGGTAGGTATAACTAttccccaaatatttaaagagaggcTTAGGAAGATAACCTGCTACAGCTTACAAACTCCTTGGTAGAGGTAACTAGTCTACTTAGTAGAACTAGGATTCAGACCAGGTTGTCTCATTCTAAAATCATCCCTGTGAGCTGCTCTGTTAAAGCAGCTagactctaggggcgcctggctggctcagtcattaagaatctgatttcgactcagttcatgatctcatggttcttgagctTGAGTCCCGCTTTGGGTGAatcccgcttctctctctctgcccctcactagaAGGACCTAGACTACTACCTAGGcaaaatcaaattaataataTCAAAGCACTTGGCTGCATAAAAGTACAGAGCTGcaagccaattttttttattgttcagatccagttttgttttaaacacattCTAACATGCCATTTTTACTAATATACTACATCTGagatttctatattttatctagtttatttatttactcataaaGCATGAATGAACTTCTGCTGTATGCCACATTTATATGATGCTGAGGAGTGCCCTAGGGTACAGAGACAGCATCCCTGTCCTCAAAGGACACAGAGTTTGGGCAAGACAAATATGCAAAGATGTGAACAACAGTACAATAAGGTGGTAGGTATTACATGGCAGTGTTTACCTTGGGAGCCCTGGAGAAGGTGATACAGAGAGCAACAGCTGATGAGTGGAAGTTTTCCCAGCAGAAAAGGGGATAGTGGAGAAGTGTTTCAGACAGATAAAGACACAAAGGTGTGGAAGATCATAAAAtgtttgaacaaaatgaaaagttcaggTTGGCAAAATGTATAGGTGGCAGAAAAGAGATGATGCTAGATGTCATATTGGGTTCAACTGAGAATCCTTGAGAGCTACTTTGAATTTTCTCTCTGAGCCAGTGGGGAGCCACAGGAGGCTTATCAACAGGGTAGTGGGTTgatcagattaattttttttttttttagaaagatagatgtcaagggcacctgggtggctcagtctgttgaacggCCGACTGTTGACTTCAGCTTTGGTTATgctcctagggtcatgggatcaagcccctcgtCCAacgtggagcccagtgcagagcctgcttgagattctctctccctccctctgcccctctcctcctctcactaGTTCtctaaaaatcaatcaatcaataagatAGATGTCAGCAGGGGGAGATGCatagaaatggagagaggaagactgGAAGAGACATTTTTGCAATACACTTGGTGACCGGTTAGGTATGCGTGGTTAGAGAAAAGTATAAGTTAATGATGGCATGGACATTTCTACCTTGGATGGCAAGACATTCAGTAATAGATAAATAGGTACTAAATAAATTTGGTCAGGAaaatcattaatattaatatgaaaaGCGTTCCTAGGAGTATAAAGGCCCAGAATTCTAACTCCACCTTTGTCATTAATTTGCTGGGTAATCTTAGGCAAGGAAcaacctgtctgagcctcagttccttcatctttAACACAAGTTCCCAAAGTGAGACTCGTCAGGGATCCacaaggtcaaaactattttcatagtaATGATAATAAGACTTTGTCTTTTTCCTCACTCTCATGAGTGCACTGTATTTTTCAGAAGCTACATGACATGTAGTATTCCAGCCCATCAAATGTACAGGCAGATAGGAGAATCTTCTGTTGTCTTCTGTTAAGTCACACATTAAACTGACTTGCAAAAAGATAAAGCAGTGCCTCTCTTTTTGctccctttgttgttgttgttttggaaaatagttatttttcattagagtatttatgttaacatgtaatgggttattttaaaataagtccacatttttcaatttgttcccttttaatttataataacttAAGTGTTGATAGCTGTACTCTACCTAAaggaaagctttttttcccctcattttttaaaatgtaaagggaCCCTAAAACCAAAAAGTATGAAAAGCCGCTGAtcagtaaaataggaataataccAGCCTTCTGTAGTTTAGCTGGGTTGTTATTGGGTCAAATAAGACTCTGTACCATTACCTTAAAAGGTGTAAGATGCTGTACAGATAGAAGACTGATCATTACTACTGTCATTAATTGcggtgacttttttttaaagatggaacaGATTAAGCGTGCAAACCGCCTTTATACTAATGACTCCATCTTCCTGAAGAAAACCCTCTACATCCCCATCCTGACAGAGCCCAGAGACCTGTTCAATGGTTTGGattctgaggaagagagagatggagaggaagaaggacagTCAAGTAAGGATGAAGGTCAGCCACACTCAGCTGAcaggaagaaacaagaaacaggTTCAGGACGTGCGAATGGTGAAGCCCTTCCCACGCCTCGCCGGGAAGCCCCCACTCCCGTCCATGACCTCTCTGCCTCTGATTTCCTGAAGAAGCTTGATTCACAGATCAGCCTGTCCAAGAAGGCTGCTGCCCAGAAGCTGAAaaaaggggaaagtgggtgagtCTTGAATGGTTCCTTTTAAGCCCCACCATAGACTTCATTCTGCCAGCCTTGGCCGACCAGACATGCAAGTAAGTAAGCACAGGGTCAGCAGAACCAACGTAAAGCCTTTCCCCCAGGTGGCCCGGAAGTGACAGAAGAGCCAATGGCTGCTGGGACCGCTAGAGTGGCGGTAAATGGTTTGGTACTCTTACTGGAGGAAGGTAGTTGAGCGTTGTTAGAGCTCTGATGATCCATGAAGGAGCATTATGGTTCGAATTTATGGAGAGGGTAACGGGACTCCATCTCAGAGCAAGCAGCTCATGTGTAttaggagagggagacaggctccccTATTGTCTTCCCTGGGCCCTTTCTCAGATTCTTCCCCTGACCTGTCCCTTTGCCCCCCTTTCCTCACCCGCAGGGTTCCTGGGGAGGAGTCAGCCCCTCACCTGAGCTCCCCTCGGATGCAGCAGCGAGCAGTCCTAGGTCCGGTACCGCTGACCCGGACCTCTCGGACCCGGACACTTCGGGACCAGGAGGATGAAATCTTCAAACTCTGATGTGCCCGGAAATGACTGAGAGAAGCAAGATGTTGAAGTAGCAACTTGAGGGGGAGAggagcctgaggtgaggctcaAGAACATGGCTTCccagcccacctccctccctcctgccttcatTCCAGCCTTCTGGTTGATCTAGAGTTCTTTGGCCTGGGGCAGCTTTATTGGCAAGAGTAGAGGATGGGGCACAGACCCCTCGTCAGTTCCTGGGCTGGATCTAGAGCTGTCTTCTAGATTCAAAAGGCTCTTTTTACCTCCCTGTTGCCTTTCCCATCCCCTTTACCTTTCCTTGGCCTTAGAACAGGGAGGCAAGGACTCCCCCAgaccccagcctccttcctctccatctcCAACTATGTCCCCTAATTTATTTGGTGCTATATTGAAGTAGTATTTATTTGCTATATCTTATCCTTTTCCCTCTTGTAACTGAAAAATGGAATTTCTATAACTCTGGGGTGAAGGAGACCCAGGAACAGCAAGCCAGTGCCTGCTGGCTGCCCACCTTCCCCACCTTCTGAGCCAGGGGTGTCACTGAGGACGGGGTAGTCTGTGATTGAGCCCCTCTGCAGAGACTGTGCTGGGACTTTCCCCCAGGCTCAGCATAAAGAATTTGGGCTCAGTCTTACCTAATGAGGCCACTGTAACTTCTTTTATAACTCTTGCTCTgagtaaaaataaacagcaaGATAGGGGTCCGGAACTCTCCACGCCACCAGTTCGCCCTCCTGACCCGCTCCTCTGTTCATTCAGCCTGTGTGACGTGAAGGAGTTGGAAGAGGAGGACAGTGGGGGGACACTTTTGGGTGTGGGAGATGCTTtgtcctgctccctccccaccagagCCTGTTGATCTATGCCTTGCCCCTCACTGCGTATTTATTCACCATCTGTAGCACTGACCCGTGGTCCTATGTGTTTTTGAGTTTCTCAAGCAGTAGTAGGCAAGGGAACCCCAGTGCTGCTGGCACGATGCCTCAGTCTCTGTACGGAAATGGTGAGAGGCAAGGTGAGcggtgtttctctctctctctctctctctctctctctctctctctctctctctctcgcctcttTGATGGTCATCAAGTGTAAGAAGCTGGAGTGATTAAACACAAAGCCCTGTGCACGCTTTAGTCGTTTTATTTCCCCTCTGAGACCCTCCCCTCCCTAGCCCTTCTCCCTGCACCCTGGACCAGAGCCCCTGGCATCAGGCCAGCCTCTGCCTGGAGCTGGAGGTCTCTGATGGCTCTGAAGGGGCCCCATTCCCGCTTCTGTCTTTAATGTCCCCTGAAGCGTTAGCTGGGGTGTGCCCTCTTACCCTGCTTCACAGAGGAGGGGGCTTCCCTGTTTCAAGTGCCCCCTCACGGGGGCCACAGAGATCCAAGTTTCACTTCGTCTTTCTCAGGCAGCTTCAGTTTCCTGTCCTGGggctggagcaggagagaggcctTAACCCTCGGCTTCTGGGTGTCTCCAccggcggggtgggggtggggtgctctcAGAGGCCAAAGCCCGCTTGGGGAAGCCTGAGGCCCTGGAGCCGGAAAGCATTAGTGTAGCTGAGCAGGGTTAGGAAGCCTGTTCGATGCTGTTCCCTGGCGGCCGGGGACGCCCTCAGAGTCGGCCGTCGTCCAGCAGCTTCCGGAGCCCCGCGCAGATCTTGTGCAGATGCGGCGCGAAGTCGGGCCCGTAGAGGGCGGTGAGCAGGCCGGCGTCCGAGAAGTGATCGAACACGTGGCGGATGCGGCCGTGGGACTTGGCCGTGAGATGGGACGCCACCAGCTCTAGCAGCACGTCCCGGCACTCGGTCAGCAGGCCCGCCAGCACCGCAGCCTCAAAGGTGAAAGCCACCTCGCCAAAGCTGAGCGCCGTCATGGCGCCCTGGCGCAGCTTGTGGCGGAAGCGGGCAGCTAGGGCCAGCTCGCTGGGCCCGAAGCAGCCGCTGCGGTGCAGCACGGCCACTTTGACAGCCACCTTGATCAGGTCCTTGATAACCCGCTGGGCCTGGGGCCGACTGTGCGTGTACTCTTTGGAGACGCGGTAGAGCTCGTCCAGCACCTCGCTGCTCGTCTCGTCGATGAACAGATGAGCCACGGACCGACCCGCCATCTTACTCAGTAGCTTCTTCTCAGCCTGTAGGGCCAGACTCTTTGAGCTGAAGGACTCCATGGTTCCTGGGGGAGGCGGGGACGGGTGGTTAGTCACCAGAAGAGAGGCCGCAGGCTTCCTTGGAAAGCAAGAAATagcgtcccccccccccttttctggTTCCTAGCCCATTGTCATCTCACTGTTTTCCCCTGGGCCTCTGGGGCCTCTGTGCCCGTTCCCATTTCTTTTCCTGCAGTACTGTCGGCAGTTTTGATTTCTAAACAGAGGAGCAGTAGTAGATTTGGCTGGGGAGGCCCGGCCCCACAAGTTAAgctcccccctttttaaatttt contains:
- the LYSMD1 gene encoding lysM and putative peptidoglycan-binding domain-containing protein 1, whose protein sequence is MASPSRQAPLGGSGLLQGSRARSYGSLVQSACSPVRERRLEHQLAPGDTLAGLALKYGVTMEQIKRANRLYTNDSIFLKKTLYIPILTEPRDLFNGLDSEEERDGEEEGQSSKDEGQPHSADRKKQETGSGRANGEALPTPRREAPTPVHDLSASDFLKKLDSQISLSKKAAAQKLKKGESGVPGEESAPHLSSPRMQQRAVLGPVPLTRTSRTRTLRDQEDEIFKL
- the TNFAIP8L2 gene encoding tumor necrosis factor alpha-induced protein 8-like protein 2 — encoded protein: MESFSSKSLALQAEKKLLSKMAGRSVAHLFIDETSSEVLDELYRVSKEYTHSRPQAQRVIKDLIKVAVKVAVLHRSGCFGPSELALAARFRHKLRQGAMTALSFGEVAFTFEAAVLAGLLTECRDVLLELVASHLTAKSHGRIRHVFDHFSDAGLLTALYGPDFAPHLHKICAGLRKLLDDGRL